The Pseudanabaena sp. PCC 6802 genomic interval GGGATAGCCGTATTGTTTTCCCAGTGCGCACGTGCGTTACAGTCATGTCCTTCTCAAACTTGCCGGAGCACACCCGCACGAAGGCAATGCGATCGCGATGCTTAGGATCCATATTGGCCTGCAACTTAAACACAAACGCGGAAAATTCCTCATCGATAGGGGAAACTTCACCAATACTGCTGTCATGTACGCCGGGTTTAAGCGCGTGTTCCAAAAAGGCTTTGAGAAAAAGCTCCACGCCGAAGTTGGTCATGGCGCTCCCAAAAAAGATGGGAGTCATGGCACCGCGATGTAGAGCCTTCTCATCCCACTCGGCACCCAAACTCTCCAGAACTTCCAATTCTTCCTTAAATTGCGCCAGCAAATCGCTGTCAATTGATACCTCCCAACTGGGATCGTCGAAGGGTAAAATCTGCACGTCCGCTTCCCTTTGTCCGTGCCCGCTGCGACGGAAGAGATGCACGGTATGGCTGCTGCGATCGTACACGCCTTTAAAGCGATCGCCCGTCCCGATCGGCCAATTCATGGCATAGGGGGCTAAGCCTAATTCTTTCTCAATTTCGTCGAGTAGTTCTAATGGCTCGCGGGTAGGGCGATCCAGCTTATTAATGAAGGTAAAGATGGGTAGCGATCGCATTTTGCACACCTCAAACAGCTTGCGCGTCTGAGTTTCCAAGCCCTTCGCGGCATCGATCAGCATCACAGCATTATCCGCCGCTGCCAGGGTGCGGTAGGTATCTTCGCTAAAGTCTTTGTGGCCAGGTGTATCCAGTAGATTGACGCAGCAATCGTTATAGTTAAATTGCAAAACCGTGGAGGTAATCGAAATCCCCCTTTGTTGTTCTAACTCCATCCAGTCAGATGTAACGTGGCGCTGCGATGCCCGCGCCTTCACCGCGCCGGCCAGGTGAATTGCGCCTCCATACAGCAATAGTTTCTCAGTCAGGGTAGTTTTACCCGCATCCGGGTGAGAGATAATCGCAAACGTGCGGCGGCGATCTACTTCTTTTTCTAACTCTTGCTGTAATTGACTCATAAATATTTCGGCGATTCAGATGCTAGATCATAGCGTAACTGAA includes:
- the prfC gene encoding peptide chain release factor 3 is translated as MSQLQQELEKEVDRRRTFAIISHPDAGKTTLTEKLLLYGGAIHLAGAVKARASQRHVTSDWMELEQQRGISITSTVLQFNYNDCCVNLLDTPGHKDFSEDTYRTLAAADNAVMLIDAAKGLETQTRKLFEVCKMRSLPIFTFINKLDRPTREPLELLDEIEKELGLAPYAMNWPIGTGDRFKGVYDRSSHTVHLFRRSGHGQREADVQILPFDDPSWEVSIDSDLLAQFKEELEVLESLGAEWDEKALHRGAMTPIFFGSAMTNFGVELFLKAFLEHALKPGVHDSSIGEVSPIDEEFSAFVFKLQANMDPKHRDRIAFVRVCSGKFEKDMTVTHVRTGKTIRLSHAQKLFGQDREILAEAYAGDVIGLNNPGAFAIGDTICAGRKLQYEGIPCFSPELFAYLRNPNPSKFKQFRKGVMELQEEGAIQIMYSVDEAKRDPILGAVGQLQFEVVQFRLQNEYGVESMLELLPYSVARWVEDGWEALDAAGRLFNTFVVKDSWDRPVLLFKNQWNLNQVESDHPKLRLKAIAPVYELSQQSV